A window of Actinomycetota bacterium genomic DNA:
ATGCCAACTAAACTATGCACAGCCAGCATCCGCTGGTCATGACGAGAGGAACCACCCGTGCCGACCAAGACCCTGCGGGGCAACGACTCGCAGACCCCCATCCTGAGCGCCGTACGCGAGAGCCAGACGGCGTTCATCGACGTGGTCCGCAGCTGGACCGACATCACCGAGCAGCTGACCCGACGCCTATCCCTGCCGGTGGCCGGCATCGACGTCGCCGGCGCCCTGGACCGCACCTTCGACCTCGCCGAGCAGACCCTCGCCGTCCAGCGCCAGTTCGCGCTCACCCTCATCGGTGCGGTCGACCGCCAGGTCGACACCATCGTCGAGACCGTCGAATCCAGCGCCCGCGAGCGCCTGCGTGGTGTCGAGGACGTGCTCCGCGAGGTCGAGGCTGAGCAGCCCCAGCCCGCCCGCGAGCGCCCCGAGCCGCCGCCCGCCGCCAAGGCCGCCCCCAAGGTCGAGGCCCCCAAGCAGAACGACAGGCAGGAGACCAAGCCGGACCGGCGCGGCTTCGAGGAGCGCAGTGTCGAGGAGCTGCGCGACCGTGCCCGTGAGCTGGACATCGAGGGCCGTGCCGCGATGAGCAAGGACGAGCTGATCGTCGCCCTGCGCGAGCAGCGGCAGCCCAAGCAGCCCAAGGACGACGCGCAGAAGGCCACGGCGCGAA
This region includes:
- a CDS encoding Rho termination factor N-terminal domain-containing protein, with the translated sequence MPTKTLRGNDSQTPILSAVRESQTAFIDVVRSWTDITEQLTRRLSLPVAGIDVAGALDRTFDLAEQTLAVQRQFALTLIGAVDRQVDTIVETVESSARERLRGVEDVLREVEAEQPQPARERPEPPPAAKAAPKVEAPKQNDRQETKPDRRGFEERSVEELRDRARELDIEGRAAMSKDELIVALREQRQPKQPKDDAQKATARTQGSTIDRRPFAERSVEELRDRARELDIEGRSAMSKDELIAALRQHAK